AACAATATCATTATGTAACCATGTGCTACTTCGGGAACCCAAAAATTCGTGGTTGATTCCTGGAATCCAACTATTTCGATAGACCACTTCTGGAGTCTATTTTATGGATTATTACAGGAATGCACAAAATGTATGTTGGACTGCTTCTGGAGTCGACAACATCTCATGGATTGTTTCTGGAATCCATTACTGACAAaaataagcaaagaaaataaacaaaacttaaaacaaaggataaacaTCAAAACACATATGGTACTAATACAATAACAATAAATCTCCAATTTTGTCGCCTTCAAGGTCAACGAAATATTAGTTTACAAGTCTACAAATGGATACACTATTTTATGGAAAAGTTTCCTACTTGGTCACTTCAGGGACCGCAAATAGGAACGACTAGCACTTTTATAACGGGTCACTTCTGGGACCAGCGGCTAGCGGACCGTGCCTTTTGCATCCATACTATGCTAGACGAAATTCCATCTTCTGGTGGAATTGTTTCAAAATCTCTGGAGATTATTTAGAGCAAGagaaattaaatttatgttatcctCTAGGGATACAACAATTTCTCGCTTCGCCGGTATTAAAACCGCAAGtaccataacaaaaataatatagcgGAAAATTATTAAAGTTTACGGAGTCGCGGTTCTCACCATCCCGCACTTACCCAAAAACATACGTAcaagtttgcaatacttgtaTAGAACAACTTGCCTCCATTAATAGTGTTATTACCCTGATTAATAAAAGCAACAGAGTCAGTACTACTATTCACATATATAATCAAACACACAAATTCAACTCAAAACACAAATATAAATTGTGAAGTTGATTATATGGCTTTGTGGATATCATCCCCGGAAGCTTGGCATAAACATCGTCGaacactggtttatcaattggcggCATCGAgctattcgtgctgataacgtgttgtaaCAAAATGATATAGCTGGGCCACTTTCCTAACTCGCAGTAGCTGAGTTCTCATATATCAATATTATACGAGTACTGGTTTACGATACAAATGAAAATTAAAGGAAAGAACCAACAACAACTAACAGTGCTAGTATACAAAGACATAAGAACGAAATAATGAGTGAGAAATTTCATTCTTCTTTTTATCACAAAGTTCACCGTATACAGCACCCCTAAATGGGTATTTATACTTGTACTAGAGAAATGGATATACATTATCGAGATATAGTTAAGTGATAACTATCACTGTACATGAGACACATAAGAGCGGATGTGTCTTTTACTTGCTGGATGTTGTGGGACCCACAGAGACGTGTCCACTGGTGGATCAGCCACCTAGCACAAACTTGTACAACAGAAACAACAATGTAACTCATTTTAGAAGAAAATCTCATTCATAATTTTTCATTAAATAGTATTATTAACACAATCCTCGAGTGAGGGGATGCATTCTAAGTTATTAATCAATGCAAATTTACTTTCTTTACAATTGGTTACCACTTAAATTTTTTAAATTATTATGATGTTAAACTTATTTTGACACTAAACCGCGTCGCGTAACAAGGATGTTAGGAAATATAGCTAAAAGAAACAATTAACCATGTTATGGGAGTGCAGGGGGAAAAAAGGGTCAAGCAATTTCACCACATGGTTAAAGAGCATTTTCGCATttttttggcaaaaatttctttttgCGCCAATCCATTAAgcgaaaaaacaaaaaattctgCGCCAAACCATTAGGGGTGTCAGATTTGGTTTATTTTCAGTTCAAGCACTTCCTTAATTTATGGTTTCAATTTTAACTTTAAGAGACGATTTTGAAGTTACAATTTTGAATTTAGAGAACCCTATGACTTTGCCTAATTAGACCGACTCTTATGGAGGTTCCTAGCCTCTTTCCAAGCCAAAAAGCCTGGTCTATTCCCCCACTTCCCACTCACGTTCTCTATTGAGTGGGAATCCGTCGAGGAAGAGTTTTCAAACAGGTAATGGTTGGCCATTTTGAAAAAGTGATAATGATTGTCCGTTTTTTTATTAAAAACCTTGTTACTTAGTGGAGTCCATAGGAAAATAAGTAGGACTTTACTTAAAAATCGTAAATTGTGCAAGTGGGACCATAAAGTAAAAAACGGATAACCATTACCTGATTTTTCCCACAAAAACGGCTAACCATTGCCCGTCCACGATGGAAATTGGGAATTACCACTGGTTTAGGCTTCCCAAGATGACGTGGAAAGGCAATTGGGAATGGCTTGGGAAGAGCCATACGACCCGTCTTAAGGCTTAGTCCTatgagtgctaatctagcagctagattagcagtccacgtcagtcAGGACTACTTCCCAAGTCATACGGGAGTGCTAATTTAGCAGCCCACGTCAGCTGAGACCACTGCCtagcgctgtttggttcagcataaccaatttcagccgtcagatcaaattttgtgattCTTGTGATTCGTCAGATCAAATCAGCGTAAAGGTGATTTTTATGgcgttgaaccattcagcgcttcaATCTCTCTGCTAGTTCAACTGCGAGCACATATTAGGAGAGACAACTAGTATTAACTTTTAaggtacatttttttttttaaaattgcaacacttaactgttaatctagcagctcaatctagcccatatgaCTTAGTCTAACATAAGAAACTAAAGAAACAATCCCCTTGCAAAAGTCATCTTGGGAAACTCGGGTCCAAGACACCACACAGCGCGACCCATCAGCAGTTCTACATTAGCTCTCGTATGGTGTGGGCGGGAATCTTTAATTTCTCGTGGAAgttgagagtttagactatacgGAGCCGCTGTAGCGATGGATTCCAGTTACAGGCAAACATGTTTACGACTTGAAGTTCCCGGCAGAGAAAATGAACAACAAGAAGTAATTTTCATCAAAGGGAACTGGTCCGATTCTCGTTTTGAACTTTTCATTACTGACGGAATCAACACTTGGATATGCAAAGGTATTAATCAAATTTGTGATTTTTGAAATCCATGTAAGAAAAAAATTGTGATTGTTCAAATTTGGTTTGATTCTcgttttgttgttgtttgtagCTTTGGAAAGTGAAGTCAAAGAGAGAGCAAGTCAATGGGATCAACCTGTGTCTGATTACATTGAGACTGCTGAACGTCATTTAGGGTTTCGACAACCTGGTTCTACATATGGTTTTGTTGATGCTGGTGATGGACATAAGAGAGTTAGTCAAatcccatttttcttcttttacttGTCTTTCTGATTATTAGGGTTTTTACTATTTCAATTgcaattttagggtttatttgttaTTTGATCCTGATTATATAATCTCtgattttgaaataaataggATTTTGAATATTTAGAAAAGGGTTCATTATGAGGATGGGAAAACTGCTATATAGATTCTAGAGCTTGATCGTGTTCTTAGCCTGAAACTTCCAGCATCTTGGTTGATTATATGGTCCTGCAACCCAAATCTCATTCCTCCAAACAGGGCGTAACACTCCCTTGAAAATTCTGTGCTCAAGTATAAGCATTTTCGGAGAAAGGGTACTGACATAGGGACATTGTATCTAGAATATTTGATCCGTTTTGttaggtttagtttatttataccGTCATTGAGTCATCGAGAGGATACTTATAAATGTATACCTGCATAATGTTGGGGTTATAGTCGATCAATTGAATTGTTTGCTCTATCAATGTTGGGTTGCAGAACTTAATTTGTGAATTAACTTTTATGTTGTGCTAAAAAAATGGATTGATGTTTGTATTGATGGTATTCTTGCAGTTGTCGTGGACATTTGAGAAGCAAGGAACAACGTTAGAATGGCGATGGAAATGTAAACCATCACCTGATAACAAAAAGACGACTTCAGAAATTCTGGATTTTCTTATGGATGCGAATATACGCCTCAGTGTGAGTTTACAAACTTCAGAAATCAGGTTATGTATGACTTTGTTAACTTAGTCACTTTACCATTTAATATGCCTTCACCCACCACGGGCTGCCATCACCCACCTGCAACTTTTACTACCACGGGCTGCCATCAACCACCTGCAACTTTTACTGCCTACAACTTGGACTCTTTTGCCTTTTTCCCTAAAATGTCGTTTAGGCATGAGGAATTTGTTAACGGGTTACTAATTGCTTTGAGATCCATAAAGAAACTTAACATATTGTTGGAGCATCAATACGCATAGTTGATTAACTTGTGTGAAAATCATGGGTAAATATTCATTCCCGCATGACTGCAAAAGTTTGTTATTTGAATGCAATATATTTTCATTTTGCTAAATCATCCCTCAAAATAGCTTCTATACTTCACCTCTTACCGCAAAGTTATGACTCTATTTTTTGTTTGGCATAAATAGGAAGAAGTCGTTAGAAAGACGCAGTCATTTGACAGGTTGAAACTGGAAGCTGAAAAATGCTTAGCCCAGAGTGAGAAGTTCAGCAATGAGAAGGCAGAGCTTGAATCAGCTCTGTATGCAAAGGTGCTTCACAGATACACAAATGTTTTAATGATCTCATCAGTTCAATCATTAATGATGAAAGGTTATACCAACGTGCACTGGCCACTAGAAACATCTAACTTGATAACCCACCACCTAAACCTTGTATATAATTTGCTTTATACTTCGTCGTTTTGTCGAAGGGAATTTCACTATTTGTTCTGTCGGCGTGGCCTTTACTCAAGTTAAAACACAGCTACTTGTGATGCCTCAAATTTGTACTTCTTGATGAGTTGGTTACTAACATGCAACAGGATGCAACTAGTAAAGTTAGTGGTCATCTTGTATTTCTTTCAATAATATTAGATTGCAGGATGGATGATAATCCCTGTTCTCCTATCAACTGTTGTTTCTGTTTCAGTTTGTTGGTGTCTTAAACTCAAAAAAGGCAAAACTGAGAGAACTGCGAGACCGACTATCGAAGCAGGAACACAGTGGCAAATCACCTCAGGAAGAAGAGGAGTCATCCGGTAAAACTGAATCTTATCATGAACAAActgatcaagaagataacagtggTGTAGAATCCTCAAAGAATGACGTTGGGACGTCAAGGAACATAAGTACAAGTACGCGCTACAGTCGAAAGAGAAAAACATAGGAGCAAGATGCTTTGTAGCCGATAGTAATTGGTGCACCTTTTTATAACAAATTGGTCATtaatttttctatatttttttgtAATGAAAAATCTAAACTTTGGTATGGATATGTTGTTAAGCTTTCGGTGTATATTTTCTCCCATAACAGTGTTTAAAATGGACAGGAAGCAGTTCATcttaggctttttttttttttgataggaaaaatgaaataaaattattaaggGATTACATGAGAGTTTTATCCTGTTGGATCAGAGTTTGAATCCATTTAGGAAAATTTAAGAAATACTGAAAGCAAACAGTTTGAGATCTTGCAAACTTAGATAGACTGTCAGCTAAATGGTTTGCATCTCTGTGCACATGTGTGCATAACCAAACTGAAAAAGAACTAAGAATGTCTATTGCATCATTTATTATGTTTTGTGTTGTCCATTTCACTGCAATGTGTGAACCATTCACTGCATTGATCACACTAGGGCAGTCTCTCTCTAAATGCAGCTTTGTCCATCCTTTCTGTTTTGCCCACAGAACTGCATTCAACAAAGCCTGCGCCTCTGCCTGCTCAGGATTTATTGCACTATCtgcacctcctcgcagtccatCGCAGTTACCTGCAAAATTTCTAGCTATTAGAGCCCATCAGAGTAGCTAATGTTGTCTACAAATGATGCATCAaagtttatctttatctttatcataTCATTAATGGTATCCAGCTTCCAGCACTTCCTATCATGATCAATTAATTGACTCACGTGCACCATATTAGAAGAGTAAAATTGAGTTGAGGGAGGTCTATGCATATTTGGAATCCAGTTGTCTTTCCAGATATGCACAAACTTACCATTACCGATTTCCCAGACATAAATTTTTTCGATTATATCCAGGCCTGTGCAGATTCCCTTCCATATCCAAGAGCCTTGTTTAGAGACACTTTCACACAAAGGATTAGAATTCATAAAGTATTTACCCCTAAGGATACAAGCACATTTATCTTCAGGATTCTCCACCATTCTCCAAGCTAATTTAGCTAGAAGAGCAAGATTTAAAATATCTCCTAGCTCTTTTGGAAGAGCTATGTCAGTCCAACCCTTAGTATAACAAccgttttctccttttttttacCCCACCAAAATCGTGTTTGAATACTGTCCAACTTGTCAGTAAGCTATTTTGGCATAGGAAAAAAAATTAAGTGATGGCTAGCTAGACTTCCTAGTACTGATTGGTTCATAACAGTTTTTCCTGGTGGGGCTAGGTAAGTTGGTTTCCATTGAGCAAGTCTAGCCTTAGTTGTCTATCAAATGTGTTTGAAAGAATCAAAGTTTCTTTTTGTAAAAGAAGTGGAACACCTAGATATTTCTCATTTAAATACATTCTTCTAATTCTAATAATATTGGTAATCTCATTCTTCACATTATTGGGAACTTTTTTGCTAAAAGCTAGAGCTGATTTCTCAAAGTTAACTGCTTGCGCAGAAACTtactaaattgctcaatgatACTAGCTAAGTTTCTAGCATCTCTACTTCTTGCCTTTATGAAAATAaggcaatcatcagcaaagaacaAATGGGAGATTGAGGGACAGTGTTTATTAGCTTTAAAACCATGGATGAGATTATCATTTTCAGCTTGGATTAAACTTCTAGACAAAGCTTCCATACAAAGGATAAAGAGGTACGGAGACaagggatctccttgtctcaaACCTCTTTGGGGATAGTAAACTTTACCTGGAGCATCATTGAGAAGGATGGAGGTGGAGACAATGGAAATGCACTTGTTGATCATACTGCACCAATCTGAAGAGAAGCCTAGTTTCTTGAGACTATCAAGAAGGAAATACCATTATATTCTGTCAAAAGCCTTAAACATATCAAGTTTGATAGctacaaaaccatctttagcgtTAGTTTTCTTCAtagaatgaatcaattcatgagcaaTGACTATATTATCATGGATTAGCCTACCAGATATGAAAGTTGTCTGAGAAGGAGAAATGATTTTGTGTAAAACTTTCTTAAGTCTAGAGGCTAACAACTTGGATATTATTTTATAAGACACATTGCACATGCTAATGGGTCTAAAATCTGCAGCATTTTTAGGACAATTACTCTTAGGAATGAGAGTGGTGAAGTTACGGCTCAATTACTTCAGAATGTACTTAGAATGGAAAAAGGATTTCACCATTTTGACAACTTCAGGTCCTACAGTTTCCCACATTAACTGATAGAAACCAGgtgggaaaccatctggacctggggtTGTCCAAGGCTTCATTTCAAAGACAATTCTCTTAATTTCTTCACTAGAAGGCATATCAGTTAACATAAAGTTATCCTGCTCAGTTATGATATTTTCTAGACTAGCAAGATAAGCATCAGAGCTAGGAGGATGTGTTGTTCTACTCATGTCACTGAGGTGTCTAAGAAGCTCAGTCTCAATTTCTTGTGTTTCATCAAGCCAAATGCCTATATTATTTTGTAGAGACtcaatttgagttttttttctttctaaaattgGCTTTTTGATGAAAGTAGGTTGTATTCCTATCATCTAAGAGCATAGCATCATCCTTGCCTCTTTGCCTCCAAAAATCTTCTGCAACATCATGCCAATACTTTAGTTTCTTTGTTAGATCCGCAACCCTGTTATCATTGTGATTTCTAACAGTTCTAGTAAGATTAGATAGATAAAATTCCAAGTTAGAAATCTGAGAATTAATATTACCAAAGTGTTGATAATTCAaatctttgagaaaatatttagtaTTATGGAGACAATTAGCAAGGATAAAGCCAGCAGAGCCAGTAGTATTACCTTTCCATTCATCTTTGATTAGCTCAGAGCAAGTAGGGTCTCTAAACCAAGATTTATTCACTCTAAAAGGTTTCTTAGTGTTGCATTCCAGTTTACTAGTGATTAACATTATTGGACAATGATCACTACCTAAGACAACTAAGTGATATAAAGCAGCATTTGGATAAATATTGAACCAGTCATAAGAAATAACAACCCTATCTAATCTTTCTAAAATTAGATCATCTCCATTCCTTCTATTGGTCCAAGTAAAAGGATTCCCTATATAAGGCATACTGATAAGGTTGTTATTATCCAatagaagattattagcaacaatATCACTTTGACTATGGGGATTTCCACCTTCTTTTTCATTATGGTGCAAGATGAAGTTAATGTATCCTATTACAGTCCAAGGATTATTATAACTTATCCTTATGTTCCTAAGGTGGTTCCATTGATGCCCTTGTTGATAGACGAGTCTTTATGCATCAGCAGTACTGGTTCTCCGATGTTCTTCAGTCTCTTTTGAAAAAGAGTACAAATCTACTCTCACATTTTTCTTCCTTAAAAAAACTTCCCCCCACCAAATCACCCTTTTTTACCGGAAGTAAGGGTGTTTTTGGCATGAATGGAAAACATAAAGGAAATGAGCTTGAAGGTGGAATTGAAGGAAGTTCAAATGAGTCCATTTACTTGGACCAGTAGTAGTCATGGGACGGGGTAAAGTGAATTGTAGACTTGattagaaataacccgtgccgtagCGGCACGCCATGAGACTAACATAGAGTTCTAGTAAATATCTAACAAAAACATATAGAAAAAGAGTAATTTAACATGTATATCTAAATAACGATTATATTTAATTAGGTTTCAAAGTCTTGTTAGGATATATTCCACATATAAGAACTTATGAACTTTGAAGTTTGATATAAATAATTTTTAAAGTTGGTTTAAAGTGCAATTGATTTAAGAGTAACTACTGAAATTTGatatgaataatttttaaaattggtTTAAAGTGCAGTTGATTaaagagtaattactgaaattaaaTCTTCCTAGTCAAATTGTTTTATCGTGTTATATTATTGTTTGTTTGATAAATGATTCTTACGTGTTATTAATTTTATCTTGAAAAATAACTTTTTGATCTACATCTGGTTTCTTCCTACAAACATACAAAATGAGGGAGGGGGAAACATGATCAATACAAAAACTACTACCAAAGTATTTTATTTTTTGCGTAACTACTTGATTGACAAAGCTTgactgatttaaaaaaaaataataatagtaataaattGTATTGTGCTTATAACCTTAAAAGACATAAAGAATACTCTTAAAAGAAATTCCTATtgcatttattttatttaaatgaaGAAATCCAATCAATGCACATTCATAATACATATTATGAAGTTTATGACCCTAATTATGAGGGAACCAATCAATTTAAATTTATAACAAAATAGGTTGCAACTTTTATATCCGTCAGATGTCTTTAGCtgagatgagactgggatggtcgtaTGCAatttttgtctctcaaaatgtcaTCCATCCGTCCAAGCTCAAAAAtcccttctgttttgtattatagatagcGTTCTAGTCAATAGTGAATGGACTATTAGTTACCCTAATGCCCCCTTAGCTCATTTTCCTTAAATTTGTTTTCTCCTATGCTACGTAATCTCTATAGTCAAAACAAAATTTGTGACAGGAATTGGAAATTTTTTGAACACTGGCTTTAGAAAGATGCTCGTAGTAACGAAATTATGAATACTTGGGGTATTAACGTTACACTTTCTACAGCTTGTGTTCTTACAATTAAGCTTTCAAGTACAAGACATCATCTGTATAAATGGAATAAGATCAATTTTGGGCACATATAATCCAGAATCAGTGAACTTCAGCAAGAGCTATCTCAATTCCAAATAATTATATGTTCCATCTTCAGTTCTTGTGATGACCCGACCTACAACCAATATTGTCGTCACTTAGCCACCACGGTCATCCAGCAGCAACTTCTCAGGAGGTCACCCACCCATGGATTACTCCCTCCAATTCTCTCAAGAATTGGCTAAAAGCTCTGCAGTTAAGCTTGTTTGGGCATGAATAATCCAGTCCTGGAAATCTGTTGTTGGATGACCACAGCGGTGCCCGTAGAAAACCCCAAACTATCTGATGACCGTAGTGGCCAAGTGGGGACGGTATCGGTGGCGTATCGAATAACTACATATGGTATCATAGCTAacgacgggtcacctgccgagggtgagaaAGTATGTTGGACTGATTGGCTCAGATATTGGTCTCATGAATGACAAGAACGTCGGATATCTTGGCTTTAATATATTCTTGATCCAAGgaaggctccaatttaaggtggtggtattataATACCTCAGTTCGGCAGGTAGCGTTCGACGAATGAAATATAGGTAATAGTTTATCCTTTCCTAGCACCGAGGCTTTTTCAGCGCAATTGGCTCTAGAGTTGGCTAAAATCTCTACAGTGAAACGTGCTCAGAAAGTAGTAATCCATGGATGGTGACCTTCTGGGAAACTGTTGTTGGCGACCACATCGGTGCTCATGGAAAAATCCACACTGCCAGATGACCGAAATGGCTAAGTTGATGGCAATATCGGTGATGGATCGGGTCATCACATCCACAAAAGGTACATCCAGATTTTGCATTTTATGAATATAGACAAACTGAAACTAATTGGAAGAGCGTTATTCAAGCACTTCCATAAAAAGAGTTTTATTCCACAAAGTTTTCCAAAATATTTTGGTTTGCCCTATTTATCACCCATACTTTTCCTATTTGCCACTCACATAAATTGCCACCCACACTTATCCTAATTACTACTCATACAAATTTAAAATATCCTAAATATTACTCATTGATGTAGTAACATGTGCGGGAAAGTGGTTGACCACACATCACATGTGTCAAGATGCATGTCATCTTCTTTCTCAAACTAGACACATGTAGGAATTGTTCTTTCCCTTACTACCACTTGTACTTACATAAGTATCTACTCTTCCTGTATTTAAAGAGTAAATGTTAATGAGAAAAGAAGCAACTAATTCTCCTtctcttttactttgttttcttctcttgtCTCCATATTATCTTGTTATTTCTCTACTCAATATTTGAACAATCTTTTACACGTTATCATCACCTCCTCTAGCCAATTGAGTACTCATACTTCACCAAGAAGGATTTTCCAAAAGAAGGTCTATCTAATCCCTTTActttttgatttatttatctaCCCTCTTTTTGAAGGTGACATATTTCCATCTATATATATTATCTTTGGAACTTTATTATCACATGCTTGTACTATTTATTTTGTTTACACCAAAAGGCAAAagctaaaaaggaaaaaaaaatccgtTTGATTTCTACTAGATCATTTTCTACTTGATAATGATAgtcattttgtttcttttgtcACTTGAAAATAACGTTTTTCTCTCTAGTTTTCTTACATAAAATCATGTGATACAAAAAAAGTTTGTTTtacttatacaaaaaaaaaaaaaagaattgtttaCTCACTGTATAGTGTTGTACCTTTCTCTTTcacttttgaaaagaaaaataaaaaattgatacaTGTATAGATATTTTTTACCTTTGAAGGATATCATTTCATTCTACTTGTTAGAAAATGTATTATACCCATGATGCATATGTATGTATGTTATATTctagtattttatttttatcaaatatTCATCATATATGTATACATCTATGATGTTATCCCCACCAAATGTTATAATTTACCACACATattatttttagtatgttatactaTTTTTTTAGACCTTCCTCAAAATTGTAAATTTTTGACATGTACTTTATGCTTAGTATTATATCTTAGTCTGATATTACTCATGCATGTCACAAATATTAACCAAAACTTATTTTAATTCCGCAAACAGATTGCTACCAAACATGCAAACGAATTGTGACTTAAGTTCCAATAAATTTATATGCGTATATAAATGATAAATGGACAATTTTTAAATGACAAAGAAATTTGGTTTGCAAACAAGAGTTCCCCTTGTTAAAACCATAAAGAAGCTTGGTTAATTAATTTTGTGGAGTGGATTATGATCAAGGATTCGACTGTATGACATATCCGTATTACTCACAAAACCATaaataaatttggttttggtATCCATCTTGCCTATAAAGAAATTGGGTAACGGGAAAATGATACTGGGATTTGTCGTGGACTCAGAAGGAATTGAGCACCATACTAATGTCATTTATTTTGTCTATGTAGATGGATCCAATTCGATCAGAATTCTAACTTTTGGACTCAGCAGGACTTGAGTACCATCATTGGGTATCTGATGCGGAAACCACTTTCGTGGAAAAGGAGTACACCTCCACTATCAAGCCATCTGTCGACGCTGCTCCGTCAACTGAGAAAGACAAAGCTCATGCTCTTATGTTTCTCAAGAGGCATATCGATCCTAACCTATGTTGGGGTTATCATCACTTGAAGACACCAAAAGAGCTATGTGATGCTCTAGAGAGCCGTTTTGGGAACATTCATGATTCCTTGCTACCACAATTGATTGTCCAGTGGAACGAAATTCGCTTCCTCGATTATGTAAAAGTGAATGATTTCCAAAAATACATGTTACAGATTCA
Above is a genomic segment from Papaver somniferum cultivar HN1 chromosome 10, ASM357369v1, whole genome shotgun sequence containing:
- the LOC113319100 gene encoding DNA repair protein XRCC4-like, whose product is MDSSYRQTCLRLEVPGRENEQQEVIFIKGNWSDSRFELFITDGINTWICKALESEVKERASQWDQPVSDYIETAERHLGFRQPGSTYGFVDAGDGHKRLSWTFEKQGTTLEWRWKCKPSPDNKKTTSEILDFLMDANIRLSEEVVRKTQSFDRLKLEAEKCLAQSEKFSNEKAELESALYAKFVGVLNSKKAKLRELRDRLSKQEHSGKSPQEEEESSGKTESYHEQTDQEDNSGVESSKNDVGTSRNISTSTRYSRKRKT
- the LOC113316189 gene encoding uncharacterized protein LOC113316189, whose product is MAKLMAISVMDRVITSTKGLEYHHWVSDAETTFVEKEYTSTIKPSVDAAPSTEKDKAHALMFLKRHIDPNLCWGYHHLKTPKELCDALESRFGNIHDSLLPQLIVQWNEIRFLDYVKVNDFQKYMLQIQARLDLCGKKLTDEEMIQKTL